The Streptomyces sp. NBC_00335 DNA window CGCCACCCACGTCCTGGCCTCCGTCGCCGACCTCCCCGCACTCCTGGCAGGGGAGCCCGGCGCGTGAGCGGCATCCGCTTCGACTCCGTCTCGGTCGCCTACGGCGGCAACACCGTCCTGGACTCCCTCGACCTGACCGTCGAGCCCGGCGAGGTCATGGCGCTGCTCGGCCCCTCCGGCTCCGGCAAGACCACGGCCCTGCGCGCGGTCGCCGGCTTCGTCCGGCCCGCCTCGGGCCGGATCCTGATCGGCGGCCGGGACGTCACCGCGCTCCCGCCGCACAAGCGCGGCATCGGCATGGTCGTCCAGCAGTACGCGCTCTTCCCGCACATGCGCGTCGCGGACAACGTCGCCTTCGGCCTGCGCGCCCAGAAGGCGCCCAAGGCGGAGATCCCCGGCCGCGTCGCCGAGGCCCTGGAGATGACCGGGATGGCCGCCTACTCCAAGCGCTACCCCCGCGAACTCTCCGGCGGGCAGCAGCAGCGCGTGGCCATCGCCCGCGCCCTCGCCATCCGCCCCGGAGTCCTCCTGCTGGACGAGCCGCTGTCCGCGCTCGACGCGCAGCTGCGCTCCGGGATGCTCGCCGAACTGGCCCGCCTGCACCGCGAACTCCCCGACGTGTCCATCCTCTACGTCACCCACGACCAGGTCGAGGCGCTGACCCTGGCCGACCGGATCGCCGTCATGGACCAGGCCCGCCTCCAGGACTGCGGCACCCCGCAGGAGCTGTACCGGTCCCCGCGCACCGAGTTCACCGCCTCCTTCGTCGGCAACGCCAACCTGCTGCCCGTCACCGTCGCCGACGGCGGCGCGCTCTTCGCCGGACACCCCCTCACTCTCGACCCCGGCCCCGCGGCCGCCGGTGCGAGCGCCACCCTGTGCGTACGCCCGCACCTGCTCGGCCTCGGCGCCGGCCCCAACGCGCTGAGCGGAACCATCACCGAGGTGCAGTGGCGCGGCTCCACCCACCGGCTCTACGTGAACATCGAGGGCCACCGGGTCAAGGCGGACCTGCCCGAACTGCGCGAAACCCCGGCGCTGGGCGACCGGGTCACCCTCCACTTCGAACCGCGGGACGCGGTGCTCCTGTCCGCGGGGGTCTCCGATGGCTGAGGCCACGGACCGGCGCACCCCCGCACCGGGGCCGGCGGCCGGCCCCGAACCCGCGGTCATACCCCACCAGCCCGTACGAAGCCCTGCCCCCGGCACGCCCGAAAGCCCGGCCGGAGCCCCCGACGGCTTCGCGGCGAAGGCCTCAGGTACGCCCCGTAGCGTTCCCGGCTGGCTGTGGACCGTGCCTCCCGTCGCCGTGCTCGCGGTGGTGTTCCTCTACCCCCTCGCGCTGGTCGTCCAGCAGTCCCTGTCCCCCGAGAACGGGGGCGGCACCTTCGACGCCTACGCCTCCGTCTTCGCCTCGCACTCCTTCCGCGAGGCCCTCGGCACCACGGTCTGGCTGGCCGTCGGCGCCACCATCGGCTGCCTGCTCCTCGGCTTCGCGCTCGCGCTGGTCATCGCCTTCGTCCCGTTCCCCGGGGCCCGCGCCGTCGCCAAGTTCATCGACGTCTTCCTCTCCTTCCCCTCCTTCCTCATCACCCTCGCCCTCCTCTTCGTCTACGGCACGGTCGGCATGGCCAACGGCCTGTGGACCGAAGGATTCGGCGCCGAGGAAGGCCCCTTCCACTTCCTGACCACCCCCTGGGGCGTCCTCCTCGCGGAGATCACCTACTTCACGCCCTTCGTGATGCGCCCGCTGCTCGCCGCCTTCTCCCAACTGGACACCGCCCAGCTGGAGGTGGCCTCCTCGCTCGGCGCGAAGCCCGGCCGCATCATCCGGCGGGTGATCCTCCCCGAGGCCCTCCCGGCCCTCGCCGCCGGCGGCAGCCTCGTCCTGGTCATGTGCCTCAACGAGTTCGGGATCGTCCTGTTCACCGGAGCCAAGGACGTCACCACGCTCCCGATGCTCATCTACGGCAAGGCGATCCTCGAATCCGACTACGCCGCCGCCTGCGTGGTCGCCGTCGTCAACATCGTGATCTCCGTCGGCCTGTTCGGCCTCTACCGGGTGGTGAGCAAGCGTGCTGGTGCATAGCAAGAGCGGCCGCTGGGCCGCCTGGAGCCTCTTCGGCATCCTCTTCCTGCCCCTCTTCGCCCTGCCGCTGCTCGTCGTGGTGGCCGCGTCCTTCTCGACGCACTGGTCCGGGGCCTTCCCCTCCGGCCCCACCACCGAGAACTACGCCGCCGCCGTCCGCGGCGAATCCCTCCAGGCGCTGACCACCTCGCTGCTCACCGCCTTGGCCGCCAGCCTGATCGCGCTCACCGTCGGCACCTGGGCGGCGCTCGCCGCAGCCGGGCTGAAGAAGCGCGGAAAGAGCTCGCTGGACGCGCTGTTCATGCTGCCGGTCGCCGTGCCGTCCGTGGTCGTCGGCCTCGCCGTGCTCGTCGCCTTCAGCAAGCCGCCGCTGCTCCTCAACGGCACCAGCTCGATCGTGATCCTGGCGCACACGATTCTTGTCACGGCGTTCGCCCACCAGTCGGTTTCGGCTGCCATCGTGCGTCTCGACCCCGCGTACGAGCAGGCGGCGGCCTCCCTGGGCGCCCGCCCCGCGTACGTGCTGTGGCGGGTCAAACTCCCCCTCCTGCTGCCGTCGCTCACCGCGGCGGCCGGGCTCTGCTTCGCCCTGTCCATGGGCGAGCTGAGCGCCACGATGATGCTCTACCCGCCGGACTGGATGCCCCTCCCGGTCCGGATCTTCACCGCCACCGACCGCGGCTCGCTCTTCAGCGGCTCCGCCGTCGCCGTGGTCCTGATGGCCACCACCCTGCTGGTCCTGCTGGCCGTCTCCCGCGTCCGCACCAGGGCCACGTACCGCTAGACCCCACAGCCGAGCCCCGCTGTAACACCCTCCTGCCACACCCTGCTGATTCCCCTGCCGACTCCCTTTGCCCGTAAGGAAGTTCCATGTCCAGCAACAGATACCTCCGCATCACCGCCGCCGTCACCGGCAGCCTCGCCCTCGCCGCCGGCCTCACCGCCTGCGGTGGTTCCTCCTCGGCCGACTCCGCCGGAGGCAAGGGCGGCGAGAAGGTCGTCACCGTCTACAGCGCCGACGGCCTCAAGAGCGACAAGGGTGACGGCTGGTACGACCA harbors:
- a CDS encoding ABC transporter ATP-binding protein — translated: MSGIRFDSVSVAYGGNTVLDSLDLTVEPGEVMALLGPSGSGKTTALRAVAGFVRPASGRILIGGRDVTALPPHKRGIGMVVQQYALFPHMRVADNVAFGLRAQKAPKAEIPGRVAEALEMTGMAAYSKRYPRELSGGQQQRVAIARALAIRPGVLLLDEPLSALDAQLRSGMLAELARLHRELPDVSILYVTHDQVEALTLADRIAVMDQARLQDCGTPQELYRSPRTEFTASFVGNANLLPVTVADGGALFAGHPLTLDPGPAAAGASATLCVRPHLLGLGAGPNALSGTITEVQWRGSTHRLYVNIEGHRVKADLPELRETPALGDRVTLHFEPRDAVLLSAGVSDG
- a CDS encoding 2-aminoethylphosphonate ABC transporter permease subunit translates to MAEATDRRTPAPGPAAGPEPAVIPHQPVRSPAPGTPESPAGAPDGFAAKASGTPRSVPGWLWTVPPVAVLAVVFLYPLALVVQQSLSPENGGGTFDAYASVFASHSFREALGTTVWLAVGATIGCLLLGFALALVIAFVPFPGARAVAKFIDVFLSFPSFLITLALLFVYGTVGMANGLWTEGFGAEEGPFHFLTTPWGVLLAEITYFTPFVMRPLLAAFSQLDTAQLEVASSLGAKPGRIIRRVILPEALPALAAGGSLVLVMCLNEFGIVLFTGAKDVTTLPMLIYGKAILESDYAAACVVAVVNIVISVGLFGLYRVVSKRAGA
- a CDS encoding ABC transporter permease; amino-acid sequence: MLVHSKSGRWAAWSLFGILFLPLFALPLLVVVAASFSTHWSGAFPSGPTTENYAAAVRGESLQALTTSLLTALAASLIALTVGTWAALAAAGLKKRGKSSLDALFMLPVAVPSVVVGLAVLVAFSKPPLLLNGTSSIVILAHTILVTAFAHQSVSAAIVRLDPAYEQAAASLGARPAYVLWRVKLPLLLPSLTAAAGLCFALSMGELSATMMLYPPDWMPLPVRIFTATDRGSLFSGSAVAVVLMATTLLVLLAVSRVRTRATYR